In Mangifera indica cultivar Alphonso chromosome 1, CATAS_Mindica_2.1, whole genome shotgun sequence, a single genomic region encodes these proteins:
- the LOC123229130 gene encoding probable trehalose-phosphate phosphatase H: protein MVSFFEKRQKMANKNALIPGETINMITAAAAQKPPVVPGSGGHVSFQKKKLLKNLEINGGARLNSWVDSMRSSSPTHHSLTNDPSSWILHHPSALEMFEQIIDASKGKQIVMFLDYDGTLSPIVEDPDRAFMSKKMRKTVRKLARCFPTAIVSGRCRDKVYKFVKLAELYYAGSHGMDIKGPEKGSKYKKNSEAVLYQPASEFLPMIDEVYKLLVEKTKSTEGAKVEHNKFCVSVHFRCVDETQWNELAQQVKGVLKEYPKLRLTQGRKVLEIRPSIKWDKGKALEFLLESLGFTNCTDVFPVYIGDDRTDEDAFKILRDRGLGFGILVSKFPKDTSASYSLQEPDEVMDFLGRLIEWKQSSNISEGKVQEINVIKG from the exons ATGG TGAGTTTCtttgaaaaaagacaaaagatggCCAACAAGAATGCTTTGATTCCCGGTGAAACAATCAACATGATAACTGCAGCTGCAGCGCAGAAGCCGCCAGTGGTGCCCGGCAGCGGTGGACACGTTTCTTTCCAGAAGAAAAAACTGTTGAAAAACCTCGAAATCAATGGCGGCGCCAGGCTTAATTCTTGGGTTGACTCAATGAGATCCTCTTCTCCCACCCATCATTCTCTTACGAACGACCCAAGTTCTTGGATT CTTCACCATCCCTCAGCTCTGGAGATGTTTGAGCAGATAATTGATGCCTCAAAAGGGAAACAAATAGTGATGTTTTTGGACTATGATGGGACTCTTTCACCCATAGTTGAGGACCCAGATCGAGCTTTCATGTCGAAGaag ATGAGAAAGACGGTGAGAAAGCTCGCCAGATGTTTCCCCACTGCCATAGTGAGTGGAAGGTGCCGAGACAAg gtttataaatttgtgaaattgGCCGAGCTCTATTATGCTGGCAGCCATGGCATGGACATTAAAGGTCCAGAAAAAGGTTCTAAGTACAAGAAG AACAGTGAAGCTGTTCTCTATCAACCCGCCAGTGAATTTCTCCCCATGATTGATGAG gTTTACAAGCTATTAGTTGAAAAAACGAAATCGACAGAAGGAGCAAAAGTTGAGCACAATAAATTCTGTGTTTCGGTACACTTTCGTTGTGTTGATGAAAcg CAATGGAATGAATTGGCCCAACAAGTTAAGGGAGTGTTGAAGGAGTATCCAAAACTGAGACTAACCCAAGGGAGAAAG GTATTAGAAATTCGTCCTAGTATTAAATGGGACAAGGGGAAAGCTCTCGAATTTTTGCTTGAATCACTcg gTTTCACCAATTGCACAGATGTCTTCCCTGTTTATATTGGAGATGATCGAACAGACGAAGATGCATTCAAG ATTTTAAGAGACAGAGGGCTAGGTTTTGGAATTCTTGTCTCAAAATTTCCAAAGGATACAAGCGCTTCTTATTCTTTACAGGAGCCCGACGAG GTTATGGATTTTTTGGGAAGGTTGATTGAGTGGAAGCAGTCAAGCAACATAAGTGAGGGTAAAGTTCaagaaattaatgtaattaaggGCTAG